ctctacactgcacactatacactacagtacacactctacactgcacactatacactctacactgcacactatacactctacactgcaaactatacactctacactgcacactatacactctacactgcaaactatacactctacactctacactgcacactatacactctacactgcacactatacactatacactatacactctacactatacactctacactgcacactatacacactgcactgcacactatacactacagtacacactctacactgcacactatacactacagtacacactctacactgcacactatacactacagtacacactctacactgcacactatacactacagtacacactctacactgcacactatacactacagtacacactctacactgcacactatacactacagtacacactctacactgcacactatacactacagtacacactctacactgcacactatacactctacactctacactgcacactatacactctacactgcaaactatacactctacactctacactgcacactatacactctacactgcacactatacactctacactgcaaactatacactctacactctacactgcacactatacactctacactgcacactatacactatacactctacactatacactctacactgcacactatacactctacactgcacactatacactacagtacacactctacactgcacactatacactacagtacacactctacactgcacactatacactacagtacacactctacactgcacactatacactacagtatacactctacactgcacactatacagtacactctatacagtacaatatacactgcacactctacactacaatATACACTCTAGACTACACagtatacactatacactacacactatacagtacactctacactccacactgcacactctacactacaatATATAATCTAGATTACACagtatacactgtacactacacagtactattaacacacacactgtatgtctATAGACctgtctgtattttgtgtatatcTGCAGTACGTATTACTgctttttacattatattacctTGTATCATGATGTGCACAGaaaataatgcatttgtttCTATATCAGATCCTCTGTGATGTCCAGCTGAATGACTCGAAACACGGACTAAAGCGCCACCTGGTGGACAAAGCAACTCACCACACAATCTCAGTTAGGTGAGTGTTATGTGCACGTGCGGCCTTTATTCTGCCTCTGTTGTGTTATTTATATAAGAAATTTGAGTTTTTACTGAGCTGTGCTCACAGATAAAAGTGTAGAAAACAAACTCTGATGCTTTTGGACCTTTAATTAGAGGAAGTAGAGCATCTGTAAGATTTATTTAAGGTGAAAATTGTTTGtagtttagatttattttctaccACACGGTACATACAGGACAAACATGGGCTTATTATACAGTCAAAGATGAAAACAAACAGGTGCAACGACTCTAAATACTTTTAATACAAAAAGTAATAGACAATAACAGTTAAAAGGGAAAATGTTGGTATCTTTAGTCACAATAGAAACAAAACTGTGCGCGTGACTTTCGGACACTGCCGTTATTTTCGGCGCGAGCTAAACGGAAATCTTCTTCCTGTCAAACATCTCGTCTTTCACACGACTCCTTAACCCCCAAAACCCCCCTTTCATTCcattaaacctttttaaaaagcCTCTTTGTTCACCTTCCTGACCGGATGTTTCACTTGGTCGTGAATGAGCAAAGCTTTTGAGCGCGAGGACCCTGCAGCAGCCCGCGGTCTCATAGCAACATAGGAGTCGGTTCGGAATCTGATTGGGGGGGAAAAGGAGTCGCCTCCGAGAATCGATTCCGTACAATAGATTTTAAAGGTGTTTGAAGATAAATCTCATGATTTGTagtctgtgatttttttcaatTGAAAAAGTCAAATGTAACCCTTAAGCAATGGACGCAATAACATGTAAATATACAGctgtaaattattataaacaaggCTCTGAGAATATGATTTATTACAATATATGTTTATCGGATTATTCAGAAGATTACAATACATATGATATCACAAAAAACGtccaaataaatctaaatattagTCCAATACTTAGGGATAATCTGACtgtgtgaatgatgtgtgtACAAAAAGACACCGAAGCAGAATCGACTGAAGGAGAATCGattctctgtgtctcagtgagTCGACTCGCAGCGCTAGCAGAAAGTGATCGGATGTGAGGGGACGCGCGTGGAGATTTCCGCGCTGTCATGACAACCGTCGCGCAGTGTTACTTACACAACAGCACGGGATGACGTGTAAAACAATTCATGATAGTGTCCGTGTTTGCGTGCAGTTCAGTTTCCTATCTCAGTCGAAAGCTTGTGCACTTTGAAGGATGGACCGCAAAGTCAGCATCAGACGCGCCACGTCGGCCGGTTACCGCTTACCGGAGCGCCCCAGCGTCCCTCTGGCCTCTCAGTCCACGGTGTCCGTGAGGAAACCACAGCAGAGCGCGCCGAGGAACACGAGCGAGACACCGGCGTGGCGAGACCCGGACAGCCTGGACCCGGTGAAGCAGGACCGGGTGTGGAGAGAGCTGGTGCGCGCGGAGAGAGACAAGGTTAAAGAATGGTAACGTAACGAGGCTTCATGATCTTTCACTTCTCTCTATGGACGGAGCTTCTTGTGTGTCAGCACTTAAAAGTGACACGTCGTTTCGCTGTTATTCGATACGGAAAGGTTCGCGGTTGACCGCGTGCCCCGTGTACGGTGTGCGTTACACGGTTGCTTGGTCCCGCGCGTGATGGTAAAGCCGTGgatactgtaaacacacacacacacacacacacacacacacacacacacacacacacaccagttttaTATCACTCCAACACACAGTTGGTCAGTaatggtttgtgtgttttaatcttaaaaaaaaaggaaagagaaagattttaataatgaatatgaGCTCACAGGTCAGACTCACAGCTTCCATTTCAGGCTGTTTACATTGACATCCAGTGGATCAGACACGACTTGTGCTCCAACAACAGCTTTAATCTCTAACTGAAGTGATGTAGAAGTGTGCAGTAACAGTACGAAGTCCATTCTAGGAGACCTTTTAGAACTAGTTCTAACTTTTTCCCCTGTTTATGATTTACTTGTAATAgctctgggatttttttttttttgttctcaggGAAAAGAACTGGAGTTTTCTGAAAGACTTTGATCAGCTGGTAAGGagtcacacacacgtcttctcACACTTCTGTTCATCTCCAACATGTTGAGGAGCATTTTTATCTTTTAGGGTCACCTCACAACAGACAGCTGGAGTTTCTACTGTGTTGAGGTTTACTTAGCTTTTTAATGCTACATGCCCTGACATGCTAGGTTTGTAAGCTAGAAATATTTAGCATTAGGAATataaagcctttttttaaaatgaatatataattgttatataactTGATGTTTAGGGTCGTCCCAGGACAGAGGAGCCGCTCCccagctctgtctctctgttctctgaCACACTGCCCAACACCAGCAACCAGACATTCGGCAGTCGCGTGTGCACTGAACTTGGTAAAGAGCTGATGCGAATGGACAAGCTGCTAATGCTAACGGCGTCGCACCAAAAGACCAAAGCGAGTCCTGAAATGCAGCCCTGCTGACGCCAGGTCACCGTCCAACCCCGAGGTCTGagcagcacagagacacacgtgtTTGTAGTTTTTACAATTTATCAACATTATCACCTCGTCCTCTTCTACACTAGCAGAACCTCGTCCTCTTCTACTCTAGCAGCACCTCGTCCTCTTCTACTCTAACAGAACCTCGTCCTCTTCTACGCTAACAGAACCTCGTCCTCTTCTACGCTAGCAGAACCTCGTCCTCTTCTACACTAACAGAACCTCGTCCTCTTCTACGCTAGCAGAACCTCGTCCTCTTCTACACTAACAGAACCTCATCCTCTTCTACACTAGCAGAACCTCGTCCTCTTCTATACTAGCAGCACCTCGTCCTCTTCTACACTAACAGAACCTCGTCCTCTTCTATGCTAACAGAACCTCGTCCTCTTCTACGCTAGCAGAACCTCGTCCTCTTCTACGCTAGCAGAACCTCGTCCTCTTCTACACTAACAGAACCTCGTCCTCTTCTACACTAGCAGAACCTCGCCCTCTTCTACACTAGCAGAACCTCGTCCTCTTCTACACTAGCAGAACCTCCTCTTCTACACTAGCAGAACCTCGTCCTCTTCTACACTAGCAGAACCTCCTCTTCTACACTAGCAGAACCTCGTCCTCTTCTACACTAGCAGAACCTCGTCCTCTTCTACACTAGCAGAACCTCGTCCTCTTCTACACTAGCAGCACCTCGTCCTCTTCTACACTAGCAGAACCTCGTCCTCTTCTACACTAGCAGAACCTCGTCCTCTTCTACACTAGCAGCACCTCGTCCTCTTCTACACTAGCAGCACCTCGTCCTCTTCTACACTAGCAGAACCTCGCCCTCTTCTACACTAGCAGAACCTCGTCCTCTTCTACACTAGCAGAACCTCGTCCTCTTCTACACTAGCAGAACCTCGTCCTCTTCTACACTAGCAGAACCTCATCCTCTTCTACACTAGCAGAACCTCGTCCTCTTCTACACTAGCAGAACCTCGTCCTCTTCTACACTAGCAGAACCTCGTCCTCTTCTACACTAGCAGAACCCTGATAGCTCTTTATAAAGCTAAGCAATAATAGGCCCTTCACGTACGCTTGAGATTAGTTTACtaatatttatacagattaTTTATGAATAGAAAGTAGCTATGTCGTAATCACGTCTTGCAGATGTAGCGAACCTGCTGCTGTGGTTATGTTCAGTAGGAAAGCAGCAGGACTCCACGGTTACAGCTGGAATTATtagtataatgtaaatgtagctgcatgtaaatgttacagaaatata
The Tachysurus vachellii isolate PV-2020 chromosome 6, HZAU_Pvac_v1, whole genome shotgun sequence genome window above contains:
- the c6h2orf50 gene encoding uncharacterized protein C2orf50 homolog; translated protein: MDRKVSIRRATSAGYRLPERPSVPLASQSTVSVRKPQQSAPRNTSETPAWRDPDSLDPVKQDRVWRELVRAERDKVKEWEKNWSFLKDFDQLGRPRTEEPLPSSVSLFSDTLPNTSNQTFGSRVCTELGKELMRMDKLLMLTASHQKTKASPEMQPC